The genomic region TGAAAGCAATGGAGACGAACAACATAGATTCAAGACATATATGAAAGGAATatgataaattatcttttatataGTTTTTTTAGTTTCAAAGGTCAAAAGTTGGACTAATGAGCTAGAGTCCCTATCGGCACCAAAGTGACTCGTAGGCAAGATTTTTTCCTGAGGTTGGAGCATTTGCTTTAGATGCACCACCCTATCAAGTCCAAACTCTCCCTCACCCAAGGAGTGTGGGCATGTCAGGATATGGATTTGACAACTTTGAATCAATGAAACTAGCAGGTTGCAAGTGTTTGTTTCTTCCCTTATCTCGAGTCATCATGGATCATTCCTATGGCCCCAGTTGAGCTTTTACAAATTGAAAGAAACgaaaacaaaacagaaagaaacAGCGGCCATAATTGACATGTCTATTCGTATCAATTTTGCTTTAACTGTTTGTATTTATTTGGAACTGGAAATAAAACCACCCATGGTTTCAACATTGGAGCCTATGGTTTTTGGTTCAGCACAGCGGAAGCACAATCTTTACAGCAGATTTTACAGGGTAATCTTGACCAATTACGTGGATCAGGGATACACAAAATGACAGAACATGCACACCTCACAACAAGCCAATTTATTGGACAAAATTTATCCCTTGAGCCAATGGCAGTTCCTTTCCATAATTGATCTCACTGCCATGGACAATAATCGGTTTGAGTCATTATGAAGAATAGCACATGAATACAACTATGCAAGAAGAATGAAAATTACCATGAGTCGCTTCCTGCTTCGCGACCACCACCAGTTGCTTTTTCTCCACCAAAGGCACCACCGATCTCAGCTCCATTGGTTGGTATATTTACATTGACAATGCCACAATCACTTCCGCATGGACTGCATAAAATACTCAAATGCATGAGCACGTAACATGAAAATTATTTGTCACGGAAAGAAGAGCAACATGCTCATCAAACATATCATTTCATGGGGTAGCTATTCGATGGATAGCAGATATGTTCTCCGAatttgtaaagaaaaaggtCAGCTGATCACAACAAATCTTTAAAGGATCAACTAGTGGACTCCAAAAAGACAGATGGTAAGCTATGCAGTTGGTAACTATCATCCAAGATCTAACAAATCTTCTTGTGTGGAAATTCAAGCCCATGACCACCTAGCATTAACTAAAAACATCCGAGAACTCACCCAATCCACTTGAATATAACTTCGGGTCTGCGTGTAAAGATAGAACTACTTAGTCCTAGAGGTACAGAGTTGTTCATTTCTATTGCTTCTTCTAGACTCTGCACAAATGGTACATTCCAAAGTTCAAACACAGGAAGAGTAATCTATTTAAAAAGACTGGCAATATGAATCAACAAGGACATTGTAAATTGAATATATATCTGAAATTTCATAACATATAGTACTGGACCAAATAATTCTTCTTTCACAACAGAGACATCTGGATAAATCTCAACAATTGTTGGCTGCACAAAACTACCGTCTGACTCTATAACAGTTCCACCAGTAAGAATCTTCCCTCCCTAGAAGTATCAGCTTGAGCATTTAGATCATACAGCTTAACAAGTCTACAtaacagaaacaaaaaaagataaaagataaAAGCAGTTAAGATATATCTTAACGTTCAATAATAGAATATCACATGTGAGCAGGGTCCTTTTTCAGAAAGAGGAAAAACGTGCAAACATGCCTGAGATTTTATCCTATTGATAAAGACCATTACAACAAATGTATAATGCTAGTAATTGCACAATGGTATAAGACGTGCCCATCACGCACAAATTCACAgatgaagagagagaaagagagctATAAACAGACAGAATACATGCCTGAGATTTTATGATTCCTATCCCCTTCTCAAAGCTCTCTCGTGAAGCAAGGGCATGTAAGGGCCCAAGTAAAGTCCCTTTTTCCAGAGGGTCTTTAACTCTGAATTGCTTGTATACCTCAATTAGTTGATCCAGCACATTTTCATATATGCTTTCATGAAGATACTACATGAAGAAATATGGAAAAAGGACAATTCTTAGATTTGACTTCACCATTGCAGTTCTGAAGTTAAAATTGTAAAGAGAGGTACATACTAATCTACGACCATGTCGTGCACCACTGACCAGCTGTACCAACAGCTGCAAACAATATAGAACGCACAGCTAGCGAAATATCAGCATCATCCATGACAATCATAGCTTTGTTTCCACTCAACTCGAGCAAGCATTTACCAAACCTTTGACTAACAGTTTGCTGAACCATCAAACCCACCTACAATTTGGAATGCAGCGCAGATATGCCTGGAGTCATGGTAATAGAAACACAGACAAGAAGTATAACCAAAAATATGTGCATGCATACAAATTTTGCAAATATCTCCAGATACATATATGCTCTGGTACCAGTATAACTGATACCAATCAAACTCAGAAACAAACTCATATAACTGACTCTATGGCATCAGAACTCGGAAGGTGGGACCAATATACTACAGTCGTTATGAAGTGGGCATCAAATAACAAAGGGTCACCAATAAATTTAAACACAGTCTCATGAGTCATGAATCATGACCCCTCAGCTTCATCCAATTATAAAGAGCTAAattattttggttttgaaCGTTCATGGAGGAGTATCTTTCTATCAAGTAAGCAGATCATAGACATATAAACATTCTTTACATTGATAATGACCGCATGCCTTCAAGCAGATAATATAGTGATACATTGGAATTTACCTTTGAGCTTCCAGTAAATGAAACCAGGGCGATGCGTGTATCTGTTGCAATAGCTTGACCAATTTCAGCACCTCCACAGAAGGCGGTGAACATTGCACCAGGCAAGTTGTTTTTCTCTAGAACGTCAGACACAAGCTTTGTCACTGCAATAGTAACCAATGGAGTTGTTGGAGCACCCTTCCTACAGTGGATTAACATGGTAAGTAGCTGCCTCCTAAGAGAGAACTATAAttgtatttaaaaatatgaaattgtcGAAGTGCTCAAAAGCTGATGAAATATCACACATAATCTTCAAAGTATAAGAATGTGTTACTCTGCAGCAAactgattttgaaattatttgatTCTCTAAAACAGAacctaacttttttttttcttttctttccttctctctgAGCAATTAATGTCAGTAAAAAAACTGACCAAAATTAGGAAAAGAATTATCATACTCCCAAAGACAACCCAACATCAGAGGAAAACTTGTATGAAAAACCATACTCTATGTACTTGAAAAATAGTAGAATGAAGACGTGGAATAATCTGATGATCTAATAGATGATGCTTACAAGAGACAGACTTACCATACAACAGAATTACCGCATACGAGTGCGATGCAGGTATTCCACCCTAAAGAGCAAAACATAAGACTAATAGAAGTCAGAAACCTCAGATCTCAGAGTAGATGTtcataaatttaatcaaaacaaCAATTTCAAGAGTAtgaaaatttacatttaaaaagATTCCATACAATTGTTTACAACACAGTGAAATAAGAAATAGtagataaaattaacatattacTGTCCAGTCATCTAGATATAAAATTACAACAGGCTCAGATAGCATATTGCAGATGCAACAGTGTTAGATTACCATTTACTAATGGTGCTTTTACACAAAAGAGTGGATAGCTACTAAAGTCTTACACAATCAAACCTACCAAGAACAGCACATGGGAAGTTGAAAGCAGTAATTACACCAACGATCCCCAGGGGATTCCACACCTGTGACACATAAAACATGCacataacaattaaaaatatggtCAAAGGTAAGAGTAGCTCAGTCCAAATTATCCCATGCAGTTATCTGATTATTAGGACACCTCAAACATCATATGCTCTGGACCTGCAAAACAGAACAGAAAACAGGAAAGCATCAGATCTGACACTTCTAACTCCCTTGAGAGAGAAATACACCAGtacataaaacaatttttggtTGAGCTGTGAAGAACAAGGGCAAAGTTAAGTCCCAATTAACTATCTTGATGGCAAGATCAGTTTTCTTGATTATTCCTAACATGTTCTAGTAGTTTGTTAAACTATCTTTAGAATGCCTCAGAGATGTTTGGGCTCACGTTCTGAATGTACAATGGATCCGTTCAGTTGCCGGCTTAATCCCACAACATAATCACACATATCAATAATTTCCAGCAAAATGTAAGACTTTAGAGTTTTATTAAAGGATAGAGATAGAGTGAGAAAAACTAACCTTAAAAGGTTAATCTAAGATTAAACATGGAAAAAAGGAAAGCTGCTAAGCTTATTTGATGCTCTGCAAGCAATATAACTGCAGTACACCTTtcagaaagaaataaaaccaGAGTGCATCCAGGTTCAGGCTATACAACAGGAACCAAGAAATACACTAAAGAGGCAAGAGACTTTCATTATATTACATGGAGCGGCTAACATAGACATTGAAAGGCCTATCGGACTGATTCAAAATGTTAGGAGAATTGCCTACAATAAGACAATATATTCCAAATGTATTTGTAAGCCAGCGTATGAAGAAATAGAATCACATACTTGAACCTCTCCTATTCCTTGAGCAAGTATCTTTCCCATCTCTAGAGATACAAGCCTGCCCAAATACTCCAATTTGGCTCTGGATGCTTTCCCTATCTGTCTACAATCTCACCTCTTTTTGGTGTTGGATTCTCTTAAATAGATACactttcatgaaaaattttattgttggCATCCAACATAAACAgtaaatatatgaaaaataaagaactCACATTCATCCATGTCTTTGTAGCTTCACTGCAAGCACGCATTCCCTCCTCATAATCACCAATAGATGCCTCTGCAACTTTTGCCATGGCCTACATTGAGAATTACGAGATGAAGGAAagtattaatgaaaaattaatcgAAAACTAACAAGAAAATCCAAGTCACTGAGTACCCTTGTGAGAGAGTTTCTGATTAATTATTAGCTAATAAAGCATTCTTGATTAAACATTTCTTAACATCCACAGGGTTCTTGTTAATATTCAACATTACACATGATCATAATTCCCAGTTTTTTTAAGTCAACAAAATTAATAGGTTCAGAActttcaataaatttttttattttcaaccaGAGAATAACACATGCTATGACTAATCCAAATTCCATGATAAGCTATCTGCAAAAATATTCAAAGAGGTGAAAAATTTGAACCTGATTGTTTGAAGGATTCACAGAAGAAACCTCTGAACCACTAGCCTTCCACATGCCATTTATGAAACAGCCAATGTTAGTAGGACCCAAACCTATTTCCCCAAGAAACTCGTATTCTTTCCTATCAAATCCCATCTCTGCAAAGCAATAGCTGTTAAGTGTTGATCACCTGCAGAGTAAAAAAAAGTGCTGATCACCCGATGAAAGCATGAAcccagaaaataaaaaaagtattcTACGTAAAAAGTAAATCGTCAAACCAGGAATGAAGTACAGATAAGAAGAAAGCTTTCAGGCAAAAATTAAAGCAGATAAAGGGGTTGAGTCGGAAACTCCAGGTGTAGTTAAAAGAGACGGCAAGGCGAGTGTGGCGTTGGAGAATGATTAGAAGGGAGTGTCAGTGTCACCAACTCATCATCCCAAGATTTTCATGTCATCATGTGTCACACTGAGGTGATTCAGATTCTTGGATCATTCGCTTCAAACTCTACATCTTTTCAGGTGGCTTTTTGGGGTCCCTTTTCATGgcttcaaaaaagaaaaaaataaaaaaaaaaggaaaagaaaataaaagccaaTTCTGATTAATAAGTACTTGAAAGACAAAGTTTACTTGATGAACAACTTTTGATTGTCTACGTACGTGTTCTATACATATTTGCCAAGCATGTTGTATTAGCACGTGATGGTTTACGCATCTTGAGTGTCATTTTTTAAGTGCTATcggttaaaattttgtttaattggTTTAAAAGcatcatatatatacacaatAACATAAATGCTGCTAGTAAATAGTTCATAAATGGTTAGTCCATTTGGGAACTTGCATCTCTATGGTTACTTTAGAGGAGGAATATAA from Theobroma cacao cultivar B97-61/B2 chromosome 9, Criollo_cocoa_genome_V2, whole genome shotgun sequence harbors:
- the LOC108663443 gene encoding aldehyde dehydrogenase family 7 member B4-like isoform X2, encoding MLKLILLGREDSYWWNCYRVRRPCGSDCGIVNVNIPTNGAEIGGAFGGEKATGGGREAGSDSCEINYGKELPLAQGINFVQ
- the LOC108663443 gene encoding aldehyde dehydrogenase family 7 member A1-like isoform X1, whose product is MNNSVPLGLSSSIFTRRPEVIFKWIGPCGSDCGIVNVNIPTNGAEIGGAFGGEKATGGGREAGSDSCEINYGKELPLAQGINFVQ